The proteins below are encoded in one region of Treponema primitia ZAS-1:
- a CDS encoding metallophosphoesterase family protein, giving the protein MRILVVSDIHANLAAFDAVLHKTRADRDAVLCLGDLVGYGPDPRECIARAAEHCTVVLGGNHDLAAGGVTDLSYFADHARIALEWTRPQLSPEDSAYLSKLPLKTTYEDLLLSHGSPENPIWGYVFSQTDAEAAFAQGDFTRCFFGHTHLPSFFLASREPQGTVSYQIGYGKPDSTIETGRENLRVLLNPGSIGFPRDQADAHHFLKYHHAAARYAFFDTESGLWQFKRLEYDMRKTAKRMKLLGLW; this is encoded by the coding sequence ATGCGAATATTGGTTGTTTCGGATATACATGCCAATTTGGCTGCCTTTGATGCGGTTCTGCATAAGACCCGGGCGGACCGGGATGCGGTTCTTTGCCTGGGGGACTTGGTAGGTTACGGACCGGATCCAAGGGAGTGTATCGCCCGGGCCGCCGAACACTGTACCGTTGTTTTAGGGGGAAACCACGATCTCGCCGCTGGGGGTGTTACGGACCTTTCCTACTTTGCGGATCATGCCCGGATCGCCCTGGAATGGACCCGGCCCCAGCTTTCACCGGAGGATAGCGCCTATCTTTCCAAACTTCCCCTTAAAACCACCTACGAGGATCTGCTTCTGTCCCACGGCAGTCCGGAAAATCCCATCTGGGGCTATGTTTTTTCCCAGACCGATGCCGAAGCCGCCTTTGCCCAGGGCGATTTTACCCGCTGTTTTTTTGGGCACACCCATCTCCCTTCGTTTTTTCTTGCATCCCGGGAACCCCAGGGGACCGTATCCTATCAAATAGGGTATGGGAAACCGGATTCTACCATCGAAACGGGCCGGGAAAACCTGCGGGTACTGCTCAACCCGGGAAGCATCGGTTTCCCCCGGGACCAGGCGGATGCCCATCATTTTCTAAAATATCACCACGCCGCAGCCCGGTACGCCTTCTTCGACACCGAATCCGGGCTGTGGCAGTTCAAACGACTTGAATATGATATGCGAAAAACCGCGAAACGGATGAAACTGCTGGGACTCTGGTAA
- a CDS encoding putative glycoside hydrolase, whose amino-acid sequence MNQKGTCKGRFLRAFILFSCLALLLPTGAGAQTGMSVQTTWPTIMGTDKGLYGVDRLGMVRPLWSGGAVRKILNTAGYWAILGDQGILVSTDLLRWEPRNRGLPVKTIKNYSRGIKTFTYQVQEIKDLRALPENPDIMVCATKDTVFLSRDAGRNWESLGSPPYRTNGIKAVAIATLPTASVPALTVFLSHSTYGVHYLLPDSRNNQWVELNQGIERLETTANPDEVSDIAVATVGGTQKIYASQTFRRRIYQLDWGQKRFTPVWSDAADFGTVDSLDITGAGIRFVREGAIVELNYPLASPAATLPAAGRTRQDLRAFIRSIPAAWGIKPSCFISWGSDAFTDTEPVTLSELWLLDAVNAPEDPIRVPENTLISSPPRNTARGRQGLYLPVNHSMESRSLAPYLKVIEESGLNMVVIDMKDDYGRLRFSPNNPAIPEKGRVFRPVDIDALLKNMKNRGIYTVARIVVFKDPELARKEGGKYAVWDSRRGKPWVGYYDSRQAKGTGVDKDSAYEAEILSADDPAYEIKRTYYDERWVDPYSEEVWEYTAAISAELHQRGFDEIQFDYIRFPTDGANLADAQYRWRESGMDMESAILSFMRHIHSRVDAPISIDIYGANGWYRTGARTGQEVELLAPYVDVICPMYYPSHFEQDFLAQAPAELRPYRIYFQGTQRTERIGRGQIIVRPYVQAFFLNVSYDRQYYNTDYVRRQVEGVRDAGSNGLTYWNNSGRYDDIPLTADP is encoded by the coding sequence GTGAACCAAAAAGGTACCTGTAAAGGCCGGTTCCTAAGGGCTTTTATACTATTTTCCTGTTTGGCTCTGCTCCTGCCCACCGGCGCCGGCGCCCAAACCGGGATGTCTGTCCAGACTACCTGGCCTACGATCATGGGAACCGACAAGGGGCTTTACGGGGTGGATCGGCTGGGTATGGTACGGCCCCTTTGGTCCGGAGGCGCCGTACGAAAAATACTCAACACTGCCGGATACTGGGCCATCCTGGGGGATCAGGGGATACTGGTTTCGACGGATCTGCTCCGATGGGAGCCCCGGAACAGGGGGCTGCCGGTAAAAACGATAAAAAACTATAGCCGGGGGATAAAAACCTTTACCTACCAGGTCCAGGAAATAAAGGATCTCCGGGCCCTTCCGGAAAACCCGGATATTATGGTGTGCGCCACCAAGGACACGGTGTTCCTTTCCCGGGACGCCGGCCGGAACTGGGAAAGCCTGGGGTCGCCGCCCTACAGAACCAATGGGATAAAGGCGGTGGCCATAGCAACACTGCCAACAGCATCAGTACCGGCGCTTACGGTTTTTCTCTCCCACAGTACCTATGGGGTACATTACCTCCTTCCGGACAGCCGCAATAATCAATGGGTGGAGCTTAACCAGGGGATTGAGCGGCTGGAAACCACCGCAAACCCCGACGAGGTATCGGACATTGCGGTGGCAACCGTGGGGGGAACGCAGAAAATCTACGCTTCCCAGACCTTTCGCCGCAGGATCTACCAGCTTGATTGGGGACAGAAACGGTTTACCCCTGTCTGGTCGGACGCCGCCGATTTCGGCACCGTAGATTCCCTGGACATCACCGGCGCGGGGATACGCTTTGTCCGGGAAGGGGCCATAGTGGAACTGAACTACCCCCTGGCATCACCCGCAGCAACGCTTCCCGCAGCGGGCCGAACCAGGCAGGATCTCCGTGCCTTTATACGGTCCATCCCCGCAGCCTGGGGGATCAAACCTTCATGCTTTATCTCCTGGGGCAGCGATGCCTTCACCGATACTGAACCGGTTACCCTGTCGGAGCTTTGGCTGCTGGATGCGGTAAACGCCCCGGAGGATCCAATACGGGTTCCCGAAAATACCCTGATCAGTTCACCCCCGCGGAACACCGCCAGGGGCAGGCAGGGATTGTACCTTCCGGTGAATCATTCCATGGAAAGTAGAAGCCTCGCCCCCTATCTCAAGGTGATAGAAGAAAGCGGTCTTAATATGGTGGTAATCGATATGAAGGACGACTACGGCCGTCTCAGGTTCAGTCCGAACAATCCCGCCATTCCTGAAAAAGGCAGGGTCTTCCGGCCGGTGGATATCGACGCACTTTTAAAAAACATGAAGAACCGGGGTATATATACCGTTGCCCGCATTGTGGTGTTTAAGGACCCGGAACTGGCCCGGAAGGAAGGGGGCAAGTACGCCGTGTGGGACAGCCGCAGGGGGAAGCCCTGGGTAGGCTATTACGATTCGAGACAAGCCAAGGGAACCGGCGTGGACAAGGATTCCGCCTATGAAGCAGAAATACTGAGCGCAGACGATCCGGCTTACGAAATTAAGCGAACCTACTACGATGAACGCTGGGTGGATCCCTACTCAGAAGAAGTGTGGGAATACACCGCCGCCATTTCCGCAGAACTCCACCAGCGGGGCTTTGACGAAATCCAGTTTGACTATATCCGGTTCCCCACCGATGGGGCAAACCTCGCCGACGCACAGTATCGCTGGCGGGAAAGCGGCATGGACATGGAAAGCGCCATCCTCTCGTTTATGCGGCACATCCATTCCCGGGTGGACGCCCCCATATCCATCGACATCTACGGCGCCAACGGCTGGTACCGTACCGGCGCCCGTACCGGCCAGGAGGTGGAGCTCCTGGCGCCGTACGTGGACGTTATCTGCCCCATGTACTACCCCAGCCACTTTGAACAGGACTTTTTAGCCCAGGCTCCGGCGGAACTCCGGCCCTACCGGATCTACTTCCAGGGTACCCAGCGCACCGAACGTATAGGCCGGGGACAGATCATCGTCCGGCCCTATGTGCAGGCTTTTTTTCTTAACGTTTCCTACGATAGGCAGTATTACAACACCGACTATGTCCGCCGCCAGGTTGAGGGGGTCCGGGACGCCGGTTCAAACGGACTGACCTACTGGAACAACTCCGGCCGCTACGATGATATACCCCTTACCGCAGACCCTTAA
- a CDS encoding HD domain-containing protein, with the protein MRSQKELALDAKILETVKSFGLGGKTVEAVKLVLEDDEVQAMQEYANTVSIMRLNFNDHGPVHMRTVALNALIMMGLLRDAGIKTNLEKEDCGNFDDSLTAVFLAGILHDLGMTIGRQDHELHSIYLAYPILDRLLRKVYTGSLQKMVTVRSLALEGISGHMGSRTIHSLEAGVVQIADGCDMTKGRARIPLIVAGGPRPGDIHQLSANSIEDVRIFPGKEKPIRIEIQMSSEVGLFQIEEVLLAKIATSTAKIYIELYALVDNGEPKRYL; encoded by the coding sequence ATGAGATCACAGAAAGAACTAGCCCTTGATGCCAAAATCCTCGAAACCGTTAAGAGTTTCGGCCTCGGCGGGAAGACGGTGGAGGCGGTTAAGCTCGTCCTTGAGGACGATGAGGTTCAGGCTATGCAGGAATATGCCAATACGGTTTCCATTATGCGGCTGAATTTCAACGACCATGGCCCGGTTCATATGCGTACCGTGGCGCTGAACGCCCTGATTATGATGGGGCTCCTCCGGGATGCGGGGATCAAGACCAATTTAGAGAAGGAGGACTGCGGTAATTTTGACGATAGCCTTACCGCGGTGTTCCTTGCGGGCATACTCCACGACCTGGGCATGACCATTGGCCGCCAGGATCATGAGCTGCACAGCATTTATCTGGCCTACCCCATTCTGGACCGGCTCCTCAGGAAGGTCTATACGGGGAGTCTGCAAAAAATGGTAACGGTCCGGTCCCTGGCTCTGGAGGGTATATCCGGCCACATGGGGAGCAGGACCATCCATTCCCTGGAGGCGGGGGTTGTTCAGATTGCGGACGGCTGTGACATGACCAAGGGCCGGGCCCGAATTCCCCTGATTGTGGCCGGCGGTCCCCGGCCCGGGGATATTCACCAGTTATCGGCCAATTCCATTGAGGATGTCCGGATTTTCCCGGGCAAGGAAAAGCCGATACGCATTGAAATACAGATGTCCAGCGAGGTGGGCCTCTTCCAGATTGAGGAAGTATTGTTGGCAAAAATCGCCACCAGTACCGCCAAGATTTATATTGAACTCTATGCACTGGTAGATAACGGTGAACCAAAAAGGTACCTGTAA
- a CDS encoding zeta toxin family protein, which translates to MAENSTVLVNKPKILCFAGPNGSGKSTITQNRETIGLYINADEIKKHRACSDLKAAEEAEKLRELCLKETKDFTFETVLSTERNLELLERAKKVGYFIESIYVLTADPALNIFRVKSRIKSGGHDVPVGKIRSRYYKSLANIPKLLNLCDECYIIDNTGEPDVIFAKNGTEQVLRENRYWSLERIQKLV; encoded by the coding sequence ATGGCAGAAAACAGTACCGTATTAGTAAATAAACCAAAGATACTCTGTTTTGCCGGGCCGAATGGATCCGGAAAAAGCACAATAACCCAAAACAGGGAAACTATCGGTTTATATATAAATGCCGATGAAATCAAGAAACATCGGGCTTGCAGCGATCTTAAAGCTGCAGAAGAAGCGGAAAAACTCCGAGAATTATGTTTAAAAGAAACAAAGGATTTTACATTTGAGACCGTCCTTTCAACCGAGCGGAATCTTGAGTTGTTGGAACGAGCTAAGAAGGTGGGATATTTTATTGAAAGTATCTATGTTCTTACCGCCGATCCAGCTCTCAACATTTTCCGGGTTAAAAGCAGGATTAAGAGCGGTGGTCATGATGTACCGGTGGGGAAAATCCGCAGCCGTTATTATAAATCCCTAGCAAATATACCAAAACTGCTTAATCTTTGCGATGAATGCTATATCATTGATAATACCGGTGAGCCGGACGTAATTTTTGCTAAAAATGGAACAGAGCAGGTTTTACGGGAAAATCGGTACTGGTCACTAGAACGAATTCAGAAATTGGTTTAA
- a CDS encoding type II toxin-antitoxin system RelB/DinJ family antitoxin gives MAEPRLSIRIDEKIKKQADEVFRNLGLNMSAGITIYLTQVAAQKRIPFPLTLEKPSEISKKADVLEQNAKRAVQETVSEMKGKGVPIALYDSVKKQPYLEYPDGRKQYRISK, from the coding sequence ATGGCTGAACCAAGATTAAGTATACGGATTGATGAAAAAATTAAAAAACAGGCCGATGAGGTTTTCCGCAACCTCGGGCTGAATATGAGTGCCGGGATTACTATTTATCTAACCCAAGTGGCTGCCCAGAAGAGAATCCCCTTCCCCCTTACTTTGGAAAAACCTTCTGAAATTAGCAAAAAAGCGGATGTCCTTGAACAGAACGCCAAAAGGGCGGTACAGGAAACGGTTAGTGAAATGAAGGGGAAGGGGGTTCCCATTGCCCTATACGATTCGGTGAAAAAACAACCCTATCTGGAATACCCCGATGGCAGAAAACAGTACCGTATTAGTAAATAA
- a CDS encoding alpha-ketoacid dehydrogenase subunit alpha/beta — protein sequence MPKSQVVDPKAVRKPDILKLKDIPVNQYKGDIKKEIDLYGKDKLKRIWYDMVTIREFETMLNTFKTQGTWNGIEYNHKGPAHLSLGQEASSVGQCVNLTTDDYIFGSHRSHGEILAKCYSAIWQLDEKKLEEIMKGFLGGETLAAAEKASYKNVKDLAENFVLYGTLAEIFARKAGFNRGLGGSMHAFFTPFGSMPNNAIVGGSADIATGSALYKRINKKPGIVIANIGDASMGCGPVWEAMMMAAMDQYNTLWPKDAGGAPPILFNFFDNFYGMGGQTVGETMGYGIMARVGAGVNPENMHSERVDGYNPLAVADAITRKKAILLAGKGPVLLDTMTYRVSGHSPSDASSYRTPEEVKLWQEADSIESYGAYLIENKIADKAELENLRTHVSAKLLDAVKLATNNDVSPRLGGAFIESVMFSNGKVEKLDDRKSDLSQPLADNARVKALAGKSRYGFDAEGKPVSKNKVYQYRDGLFEAMAHRFATDPTMAAWGEDNRDWGGAFAVYRGLTELLPYNRFFNSPISEGAIVGSGVGYALSGGRAVVELMYCDFLGRAGDEIFNQASKWQSMSAGLLKMPLVIRVSVGNKYGAQHSQDWAGLVAHIPGLKAYFPATPYDAKGMLNLALRGTDPVIFFESQLLYDVSEQFEKSGVPEGYYEVPEGEPAIRRQGKDLTIVTLGATLYKAMDVAKKLQADFGLEAEIIDLRFINPLNYEKIIESVKKTGKLLLTSDAAERGSYLHTVASNIQTMAFDYLDAPVAVVGSRNWITPAAEMEELYFPQINWIIDAIHERILPLKGYQSATVQTTLDLIRRNRQGV from the coding sequence ATGCCTAAATCACAAGTGGTGGATCCAAAAGCAGTACGGAAACCGGATATTCTCAAACTCAAGGATATTCCGGTTAATCAGTATAAGGGCGATATCAAGAAAGAAATCGATCTTTACGGAAAGGATAAGCTTAAGCGGATTTGGTACGATATGGTGACCATCCGGGAATTTGAAACCATGCTCAACACCTTTAAGACCCAGGGAACCTGGAACGGCATTGAGTATAACCACAAGGGGCCGGCTCACCTTTCCCTGGGACAGGAAGCTTCTTCCGTGGGGCAGTGCGTTAATCTTACTACCGACGACTACATCTTCGGCAGCCACCGGAGCCACGGAGAAATTCTGGCCAAGTGTTATTCCGCGATTTGGCAATTGGATGAGAAAAAGCTTGAGGAAATCATGAAGGGTTTCCTGGGCGGGGAGACCCTGGCTGCGGCGGAAAAGGCCAGTTACAAGAATGTAAAGGACCTGGCGGAAAACTTTGTCCTCTACGGTACCTTAGCGGAAATTTTTGCCCGCAAAGCCGGGTTCAACCGCGGGCTCGGGGGGTCCATGCACGCCTTCTTTACCCCCTTCGGTTCCATGCCCAACAACGCTATTGTCGGCGGTTCGGCGGATATCGCCACCGGGTCGGCGCTGTACAAGCGGATCAACAAAAAGCCTGGTATCGTTATCGCCAACATTGGTGACGCCTCCATGGGCTGCGGCCCGGTCTGGGAAGCAATGATGATGGCAGCCATGGATCAGTACAATACCCTCTGGCCAAAGGATGCCGGCGGCGCGCCGCCGATACTGTTCAATTTCTTTGACAACTTCTACGGTATGGGCGGCCAGACCGTTGGGGAAACCATGGGCTACGGGATCATGGCCCGGGTCGGCGCTGGGGTGAACCCCGAGAACATGCACTCCGAACGGGTGGACGGCTACAATCCATTGGCGGTGGCGGATGCCATTACCCGGAAAAAAGCGATACTCCTGGCGGGCAAGGGTCCGGTACTCCTGGACACCATGACCTACCGTGTCTCCGGCCACTCCCCCTCGGACGCCTCCAGTTACCGCACCCCCGAGGAGGTGAAACTCTGGCAGGAAGCGGATTCCATCGAATCCTACGGCGCCTACCTTATTGAAAATAAAATCGCCGACAAGGCTGAACTGGAAAATCTCCGTACCCATGTGAGCGCCAAGCTCCTGGATGCGGTCAAGCTTGCCACCAATAATGATGTCTCCCCCCGCTTAGGCGGGGCCTTTATCGAATCGGTAATGTTCTCCAACGGCAAGGTTGAAAAACTGGATGACCGAAAGAGTGACCTTTCTCAGCCCCTGGCGGATAATGCCCGGGTCAAGGCCCTGGCGGGTAAATCCCGGTACGGCTTTGATGCGGAGGGCAAACCGGTTTCCAAGAACAAGGTTTACCAGTACCGGGACGGTCTTTTCGAGGCCATGGCCCACCGCTTTGCCACGGACCCCACCATGGCGGCCTGGGGTGAAGATAACCGGGACTGGGGAGGCGCTTTTGCGGTATACCGGGGGCTCACAGAATTACTGCCCTACAACCGGTTCTTCAACAGCCCTATTTCCGAAGGCGCCATCGTAGGATCCGGGGTTGGCTACGCCCTTTCCGGCGGCCGAGCGGTAGTAGAACTGATGTACTGCGACTTCCTCGGCCGGGCCGGGGATGAAATCTTCAACCAGGCATCCAAGTGGCAGTCCATGTCCGCGGGGCTTCTCAAAATGCCCCTGGTAATCCGGGTTTCGGTGGGCAACAAGTACGGCGCCCAGCACAGCCAGGACTGGGCAGGTCTGGTGGCTCATATCCCGGGGCTCAAGGCTTACTTCCCCGCCACTCCCTACGATGCCAAGGGCATGCTCAACTTAGCGCTCCGGGGAACCGACCCGGTGATCTTCTTTGAAAGCCAGCTCCTCTACGATGTGAGCGAACAGTTTGAAAAGAGCGGCGTCCCGGAAGGCTATTACGAAGTACCCGAAGGAGAGCCAGCCATACGAAGGCAGGGGAAGGATCTTACCATCGTTACCTTGGGGGCGACCCTGTACAAGGCCATGGATGTGGCAAAAAAACTTCAGGCGGATTTTGGTCTGGAAGCGGAAATCATCGATCTCCGCTTTATCAATCCCCTGAACTACGAAAAGATCATCGAGTCCGTCAAAAAAACAGGAAAACTGCTGCTGACCAGTGATGCTGCGGAACGGGGTTCCTACCTCCACACGGTGGCTTCGAACATCCAGACCATGGCCTTTGATTACCTGGACGCGCCGGTGGCGGTGGTGGGAAGCCGCAACTGGATTACACCGGCGGCGGAAATGGAGGAACTCTACTTCCCCCAGATCAACTGGATCATCGACGCCATCCACGAGCGGATCCTGCCGCTGAAGGGATACCAGAGCGCAACGGTGCAGACCACCCTGGATCTGATTAGGCGGAACAGACAAGGGGTGTAA
- the lpdA gene encoding dihydrolipoyl dehydrogenase, translated as MYDTIIIGAGPGGYLAAERLGHLKKKVLLIEEQHLGGTCLNVGCIPTKTLLNSAKLYVHAKEAGKFGVTAADVSFDWGIIQKWKEDVSVKMREGIAGQMKRFGVDVANGRGEILTPPRGGAPGKVKVTLSGGGTEEHEGRTILVSAGSVPAIPPIPGSKDNSRVVDSTGLLGVTTVPKRLAVIGGGVIGVEFAGLFSSFGSEVTVIEMMDEIIPFMDKEQAPLLRRAMKGVNFKLGCKVEKIDGATVHFTPKGKAPESVEADLVLVAVGRRPVLNTWGAEAAGLDLTPKGVNVDDRMRTNVPGVWAAGDVTGKSLLAHSAYRMAEVAVADILTNLDSSAPGTSNRMRYNAVPWAVYGVTEAAGVGMTEQEAAAKGIAIRKASLPMRVSGRFAAENTFTGQGAVKVIADAASGCILGIHAVGAYASEFIWGGAALIEQELRIEDVKQIIFPHPTVSELIRDAVWEL; from the coding sequence ATGTACGATACCATAATTATCGGCGCCGGCCCCGGGGGATACCTCGCGGCAGAACGGCTGGGACACCTTAAAAAAAAGGTCCTATTGATAGAAGAACAACACCTTGGAGGGACCTGCCTGAATGTGGGGTGCATCCCCACCAAGACTCTGCTCAACTCGGCTAAGCTCTACGTCCACGCAAAGGAGGCGGGAAAATTCGGCGTTACCGCTGCGGATGTTTCCTTTGACTGGGGGATCATCCAAAAATGGAAAGAAGATGTTTCAGTAAAAATGCGGGAAGGGATTGCGGGGCAGATGAAACGTTTCGGCGTGGATGTGGCCAACGGACGGGGGGAAATTCTTACCCCGCCCAGGGGAGGCGCGCCGGGAAAAGTAAAAGTAACCCTGAGCGGCGGCGGAACCGAAGAGCATGAGGGGCGGACTATCCTGGTTTCCGCAGGCTCCGTTCCTGCTATCCCTCCCATACCGGGTTCAAAGGACAATTCCCGGGTGGTGGATTCCACCGGGCTCCTCGGCGTAACTACCGTGCCCAAACGGCTCGCCGTCATTGGGGGTGGGGTTATCGGGGTAGAATTCGCCGGCCTCTTTTCCAGTTTTGGATCGGAAGTTACGGTCATAGAAATGATGGATGAGATCATCCCCTTTATGGACAAGGAACAGGCGCCCCTGCTCCGCCGGGCTATGAAGGGCGTTAATTTTAAACTGGGCTGCAAGGTTGAAAAGATCGATGGCGCCACGGTTCACTTTACGCCCAAGGGCAAGGCGCCTGAATCCGTGGAAGCAGATTTAGTGCTCGTAGCAGTAGGCCGTCGGCCGGTGCTCAATACCTGGGGCGCCGAAGCTGCGGGGCTGGACCTGACACCCAAGGGGGTCAACGTGGACGACCGGATGCGGACCAACGTACCGGGTGTCTGGGCCGCCGGGGACGTAACCGGGAAGAGCCTCCTGGCCCATTCGGCCTATCGCATGGCGGAGGTAGCGGTGGCGGATATACTGACGAACCTGGACAGCAGCGCCCCCGGGACTTCCAACCGAATGCGCTACAACGCCGTACCCTGGGCGGTTTATGGGGTTACCGAAGCCGCCGGGGTAGGGATGACCGAGCAGGAAGCGGCAGCCAAGGGAATCGCCATCCGCAAGGCGTCATTGCCCATGCGGGTTTCCGGCCGTTTTGCTGCGGAAAACACGTTCACCGGGCAGGGAGCAGTAAAGGTAATCGCCGATGCCGCTTCCGGTTGTATCCTGGGGATCCATGCCGTTGGCGCCTATGCTTCGGAATTTATCTGGGGCGGCGCTGCTTTAATAGAACAGGAACTGCGGATCGAAGACGTGAAGCAGATCATCTTCCCTCACCCCACGGTCAGCGAACTGATCCGTGATGCGGTGTGGGAGCTATAA